The genome window GCAGCGCCATCAGGGTTTGCAGCGTGGCGGCCTGCGTGCCGCGGTTTTGCGAATCAAACTGCGGTCCCTTCGCCTCATTTCCTGAGGTGTCGGCATGGTAAGCCGATCCGTGCGGCTGGGACTGGGATTGCGTGTTGGAGAAGGCGCCGTGACCCGCGTCCTTTTGAGAGATCGACGGATTTTCCGTAGTGGTGCGGCGCGATTCATGGAACTGGGACGACGGGTGTTGCCGGGTTTCGGTGACGCCCGGTTTTTGCCGTGCTTCGCTTTCTCTGGATGACGTGAATTCCTGTTGGCGTGTTCGGCTGCCGGTGCGGTCAAACGTTTGGGCGCGGTTTCCGGCGTGGTCGGTATGGAAATCATTGCGGGCGGTGCGCGAGTCGTTTCGAATGAACGCATCGAAGTCCGGCGCGCCGGGTTCCTTGCCTCCGGGTTGGAAGCCGGACACGGACGGCTTGGGAACCGCACTCATCAATTGTGAAACGAGATTTTTGTTTTGCGTATCCACACGATTTCCTTTGGTTGATACAAGTCGCAGCTATTTGCTTCCTCCGTGAAAAGCAAAGGGTGTGCCAAAATGGCCGGATGCCAGGAAAAGCCTTTAAATACGGGGGTTGCCGGGGGTGTCGGTGAAAACAGAGGGTGGCACGTGGGCAGGCAAAAGCTGCCCCGGCAGGAAATTTTTACCCGAAACCGGGCATTGCGCCCGAGGGTGTATGCGGTGGGGTTGTAACCAATCCGGGTTGAAACCGGATGGCAGCGCCGGTGCGCTGATATAAAAATGACTGCGGAAGATGATTTATGCTTGTAAAAACAACCCGCTTGCCTTTTCATGAAAAACAAAACATAAACCGAAGTTCCTGCCGTGTCGATCGCGGCACTCACTGAAGATGCTCAATACGCTCACCTCTCTACGCACCCTGTTGTTCGGATTGTTCCTCATCATGCTGGGCAGTGGCCTGCAAGGCACTCTGCTGAGCCTGCGGTCCTCGTTTGAAGGATTCTCCCCGTTGGTAACCGGGTTCATCATGTCCGGCTACTACATCGGTTACCTCATCGGTTCGATGTGGGTCACCAAAATCACACACGAAGTGGGCCACATCCGTGTGTTTGCGGCGATGGCGGCGATCGCGTCCGGCACCATCCTGCTGCATGTGGTGTTTGTGAACCCGGTTGCCTGGCTTTTGTTCCGGGTGGTGACGGGGTTTTGTTTCGTCGGCATTTTCATCATCGTCGAAAGCTGGATCAATCATTTTTCGAGCAATGCGTTGCGCGGAAAAATCCTGGCGGCGTACATGGTGATCCAACTGCTGGGCAGCGGTCTGGGACAGTTGCTGCTCGACGTGGACGATCCGCATGGCTTCACGCTGTTCATTGTGGTGTCGGTGGTCATTTCCATGGCGTCGGTGCCGATCCTGTTGTCGAACACGACGCAGGCACCGGTTGTCAGCCAACCCCCTCAGTTGAAAATGAGGAACCTGTTCAAGTCGGCGCCGCTGGGGATGGTGGGAGCGCTGATGGTGGGGATCGCTTCCGGCGCGTTCTGGGGCGTGGGTGCGGTGTATGCCAGCCAATTGGGTCTTTCGGTTTCCAACATTGGTTTGTTCATGGCGGCGGTCATTTTTGGCGGAATGTTGTTTCAATGGCCGCTGGGCTGGTTGTCCGACCGGGTGCCGAGGCAGAAGGTGATTGCCGGGGTGGCGCTGGCGGCGGCGTTCGTGTCGCTGGCGCTGCTGCTGCTGGGAAATAATGTTTTTTCCACATTTCTGTTTTTGTCCCTGGTATTTGGCGGTTTGTCCCTGCCGTTGTATTCCATCCTGTCCGCGTACACCAACGACCACGTGCCGATGAAAGAAATGATCAAGGCCACCAGCACCTTGATTCTGGTTTATGGCGTGGGCGCCATCATCGGTCCCATCCTGGGCGGTATGATGCTGAGTGCGCTGGGCACGGCCGGTTTTTTCAGCATGCAGGCCATGGTTTTTGTGGTGCTGGGCAGCTATGCCTTCCGGCTGGAAATCGTCGCACCGGAAGAGGTGATGGAGGAAAGCGTGCCGACGGTGCCCTTGCCGTCGCGGCCCTCTCTGGTGTCCGCCGTGGCGGTGGCGGAAACCATGCAGGAAGCTTTGGATACGGACACCTCGACCGGAACCCGGGCGGAAGACGAGATTCCCGATATCGAGCCTGATGATCGGGACACTCCGGGATTGGGTGAGGACGAGGATCGGCCCGACCGCGGCTGAGGGTGCGCCCGCCGGTCAGCGCAGCAGGTGGGACAGTTCGGTGGGGTCCGGAAAATAGGCTTTGGGACAGAGGAAGCGGAATATCTGGACGATCTGCCGGGCGGCGTCCACGGTGTCGTGATGGACGAGGTTCATGCCGCCGATTTTGTCCCGGATCACCACTTCAAAATAGGCTTGGGCGCGCCGCGCTTTTTCTTCTTCCGGCCCGTCTTCGGTCAGGATGTCCGCCAGCGAGCCGACCTCCACCCAGAAACCCGCACACTTTGCACATTGATCGATTTCCAGATTCAGTTTGCGGCTGAACCAGTGCCGGTACAGGATCGTATTGCGGCAGTGCGGGCAGATATGGTGGAGGTCGCGAAACGTGTGGATGCCATCGGCGCGTGGAACGCTCAACAATTCGACGCCCGCTCCGGGAGGGCGTTCCGGCATCCGCTTCAGGCTGTTGCGCTCGATCCAATAGCCACCGCAACCGCCGTCGCAGACATGGAGATCCAGCGCGGCCACGCGGCGCAGGGCGAGCCTGTTTTCACAAGACGGGCATTGCAATGAAGGCGAAGGCGTGTGTGCCATGGGATCGGCTCCCTCTTTACTTTAACGTACCAAAAATCGGTTGTGGCGCAAACGGTACACTCGCGAAAACCCTTTGCGGAGCGGCGGAAGGATGCGTTGGCATCGCACTATCCACCGCATCCGGGCCACGGCATCGGTCGCATCATAACACCTCTACCCTGCC of Nitrospina watsonii contains these proteins:
- a CDS encoding MFS transporter, with product MLNTLTSLRTLLFGLFLIMLGSGLQGTLLSLRSSFEGFSPLVTGFIMSGYYIGYLIGSMWVTKITHEVGHIRVFAAMAAIASGTILLHVVFVNPVAWLLFRVVTGFCFVGIFIIVESWINHFSSNALRGKILAAYMVIQLLGSGLGQLLLDVDDPHGFTLFIVVSVVISMASVPILLSNTTQAPVVSQPPQLKMRNLFKSAPLGMVGALMVGIASGAFWGVGAVYASQLGLSVSNIGLFMAAVIFGGMLFQWPLGWLSDRVPRQKVIAGVALAAAFVSLALLLLGNNVFSTFLFLSLVFGGLSLPLYSILSAYTNDHVPMKEMIKATSTLILVYGVGAIIGPILGGMMLSALGTAGFFSMQAMVFVVLGSYAFRLEIVAPEEVMEESVPTVPLPSRPSLVSAVAVAETMQEALDTDTSTGTRAEDEIPDIEPDDRDTPGLGEDEDRPDRG
- a CDS encoding TFIIB-type zinc ribbon-containing protein; the encoded protein is MAHTPSPSLQCPSCENRLALRRVAALDLHVCDGGCGGYWIERNSLKRMPERPPGAGVELLSVPRADGIHTFRDLHHICPHCRNTILYRHWFSRKLNLEIDQCAKCAGFWVEVGSLADILTEDGPEEEKARRAQAYFEVVIRDKIGGMNLVHHDTVDAARQIVQIFRFLCPKAYFPDPTELSHLLR